ggcGGCCCGGCGAGCGCGGGGGCCGCGGGAGGCAGCGGCGGCGGGGGCGCCAGGCCGGTCAAAGGCAAGATGCCCTGCCTCATctgcatgaaccaccgcaccaaCGAGAGCCTGAGCCTGCCCTTCCAGTGCCAGGGCCGCTTCAGCACTCGCAGCCCGCTGGAGTTGCAGATGCAGGAGGGCGAGCACACGGTGCGCGCCATCATCGAGCGCGTGCGGCTACCGGTGAACGTGCTGGTGCCCAGCCGGCCGCCGCGCAACCCCTACGACCTGCACCCGGTGCGGGAGGGTCACTGCTACAAGCTGGTTAGCATCATCTCCAAGACGGTGGTGCTGGGGCTGGCGCTGCGCCGCGAGGGCCCTGCGCCGCTGCACTTCCTGCTGCTAACTGACACGCCGCGCTTCGCGCTGCCGCAGGGCCTGCTGGCCGGGGACCCGCGCGTCGAGCGCCTGGTGCGCGACAGCGCCTCCTACTGCCGCGAGCGCTTCGACCCCGACGAGTACTCCACGGCCGTGCGCGAGGCGCCTGCCGAGCTCGCCGAAGACTGCGCCAGCCCGCGCCGCGCGCGCCTTTGCCTGCCCGCGCCGCGCGTCCCCGGGCTCGCCCGCGCCCCCGGCCCACTAGCGCCCGCTCCCGCCGGCGAGGGCGACCAGGAGTACGTGAGCCCCGACTGGGCAGCCGCGCCCGAGCCCGCCGCTCCGCCCGCAGAGATCCCCTACGAGGAGCTGTGGGCGCACCAGGGGCCGGAGGGCCTCGCCCGACCGCCCCCAGGACCCGACCTCATCTCCTTCGGGACCGCGGGACCGCCGCGTCGGGAGCCGGAGGCGCCGCCGCCTCCGGTCCCTCCCAAATCTGAGGCGGTGAGTGAGCGCGCTGGGGGCCGAGTCCCGGGTCCAGCCAGGGCCCAAAGCCCGTTCTCCTgagccccggccccggccccgtaGTATGTGGCAGACGAGGTGgcggggtggggaaggggagaaggaaagggcAGAGCCATGCCAGGCAAGAGCATTTGTAGTAAGGGGCACTGGGGCGAACGGTGGCGGGGGAGCTGTGGGACAGAGATGCGTATAGGTCCCCAGCCTCAGAGGATTTGAGAGAAGCCCCGAAACACTGTTACCCAGAAGGTTCCACAGAACAGGGGTCCTTTAAGTTGTTCCGTGAAAAGAAGTTTCCTTGGCGAAGTAAGCTTAGAGATGTGAGTGATTGCCAGCCCTGTTTCCCTCCTCCTCATGTCGGAGTCACAGAGCATTGGTACATTAAAAGCTCTGAGAAGGCCTGCACTAAGGAATCCTGTTGATCAGAACATTTTCTCCCTGCCCGTAACACCCGTCAGCATCCAATGGAGTCCTCTTTGGGGTACGCGACCTGTAGGGAGGGATGCAGGTGGCAGACGCTTCCTTCCCTCGGTCCCCTCGGCCTTCCTTTgtcctctgctttctcttttttttccttgaggaGGGAGCACGTCTGCTTAACCTGTTTTGATCTAcctctgtattctttttcttaacaTTCATAATGGGTTTCCGAGGAACAGGAAGGAGGCTGTGCGTGCGTTGGGACAGGGTGTGGGTGCGTGAGATAGGCTGGGAAGGCTAGGAAGGGTTGGGTGGCTGGCTGACTGATGAGCAGTTGGGGTGCAAGGCAGCCTATTGGCAAAGTGGGACAAGTGTCAGGCCCAGACAGCCCCTTtgcccagctgcttgggaagggGAAGATAAGGAGTGCCAGCTGTTTGGAGTCGAGGTGGAGTCACCGCCCTCTGCTTGTAGGTGAAGGAGGAGTGCCGCCTGCTCAACGCCCCTCCAGTGCCTCCCCGGGGTGGCAATGGCAGCGGCCGGCTCTCGGGCAGCCCCCCGGTTCCCCCTCGCTTCCCCAAGCTGCAGCCGGTACATTCCCCCAGCTCCAGCCTCTCCTACTACTCCTCTGGCCTCCAGGATGGGTGAGTCCCTGCCTTCCTTTGGTCCTCAGTTCTAAGGTAGATCGAGGCAGGGAAGGGTGAGGAGGGGGGACTATGGTGCTGAGGAAGAGAAACTCTTCAGGCCTGGGAAGTTCCGAGGGTGCAGGTCCGTGTGCAGTGGCTGAGGGAGGGGCACGGGTGTCTGGGTGTCTTGGGACCTGGGGCCCAGTGGCCTGTTTTGCCCACTTCAGCTCCTTTCTCTCTTAAATGTTGAGGAACAGATGGGAACATTGCCCTGGTCCCCTCAAGGTGGGGACTTTGCTGCAGGATAGAGGGACGAGAGCTCCttgctgttttgaaatatttattaggttcaggctgggcatggtggctcatgcctgtaatatcagcactttgggaggccgagctgggtgaatcacttgaggtcaggagttcaagaccagcctggctaacatggtgaaactccatgtcttctaaaatacaaaaattagccgggcgtcacggcacgtgcctataatcccagctactccggaggctgaagcaggagaatcgattgaacctgggaggcggaggttgcagtgtgccaagactgcaccactgcactccagcctgggcgacagagcgagactccatcttaaaagaaaaaaaaaagaagaaatttttattAAGTTCAGTTTCGTTTggtttttcccctatgttttctgaCCTGGGCTGGGGGATGCTGGAAGGAAGAACAAGGCCATTCCGGGGAGGTCTCGGACTGGGGCTGGGGTGCAGGCCTGTGTTGCTGAGGGCACGGTGGTGCTTggctgcattgcatgtgtgaccCTGTCATGTTCCCTCTTGCTCAGCCTCACCTgtcctatgtgtgtgtgtctgtctctgtccaCAGGGTGGGTTCCCGCAGTGGCAGTGGCTCCCCATCACCGGACACGTACTCCCTCTATTGCTACCCATGCACCTGGGGAGACTGCAAGGTGGGCGAATCCTCTAGCCGCCCAGCCCCTGGACCCCTACCCTCAACCACACAGCCCAGCCAGGCCTCCCGGGCGCTCACAGAGCCTCTGAGCGGTCGAGCCGCCTCCCTTCTGGGGGCTGACACCCCTGTTAAGACCTACCACAGCTGCCCTCCTCTATTCAAGCCTTCACACCCCCAGAAGCGCTTTGCTCCATTTGGAGCTCTCAACCCTTTTTCCGGGCCTGCCTACCCCTCAGGCCCTTCAGCGGCCTCCTCTTCTGGCCCCACAACCACCTCGGGTCCTGTGGCTACCTCTGGCCCTGCGTATTCCCCAGGCCCGGCCTCGCCAGGCCAGGCCTATTCAGCTGCTCCCCCCTCCTCCTgcgccccctcctcctcctcctcttctgaaTGGCAGGAACCAGCCCTGGAGCCCTTCGATCCCTTTGAGCTGGGGCAGGGCAGTTCTCCAGAGCCTGAGCTGCTGCGTTCTCAGGAGCCCAGAGCAGTGGGGACACCTGGGCCTGGACCCCGCCTTTCCCCACTTGGCCCCCCCAAGGCCTTTGAGCCTGAAGGTTTGGTGCTGCGCCAGGTCCCCACCCCACTGTCACCAGCTGCTCTGCAGggacctgaggcaggaggaggacgACTTTTTCTAACCCAAGGGCGCCTGGAAGGGCCTCCTGCCAGTCCCCGGGATGGAGCCACAGGCTTTGGAGTCCGGGATGCCTCCTCCTGGCAGCCCCCTGCTGACCTGTCTGCGCTCTCCCTGGAGGAGGTCTCTCGCAGTCTGCGTTTTATCGGGCTCTCAGAGGATGTCGTGAGCTTCTTTGCCCGAGAACGCATCGATGGTAGCATCTTCGTGCAGCTCAGTGAGGACATCCTGGCAGATGACTTCCACCTCACCAAGCTGCAGGTCAAGAAGATCATGCAGTTCATCAAAGGCTGGAGGCCCAAGATCTGAACTGCCCAGCTGGAGCTGCACAGCTGGAATGCTGGCATGGGGGCCCTAGGGACAGCACTTGGGAGGAGCAGGTGCTGCCTGCAGGGAGGATCGATGTCGAGACAGACTGCTCGGCAGCCACTGGGTGGATCCAGGGGAGATGCAAGTGGAAATGTGATCCTCTGGGCTCAGACCGCTGCACGGGACAACTTGCCTCTGAGTGTGCAGAATACATGGGAAAGGGGCTGGGGGCACCACTGTGTACCTGGGCCCAGTAAGGCATTTGCTGTGATTCCTACAATGGGGTCAAAAGCTGGCCTTCAGGGTGACCTAACACCTCCTCATGCCCTGCTATACACCTTCACAAATGACTTCCACTGCTCAAACCTGTAGGCTCTGTTTAGAGACAAGATGGCCGGTAATTTAAGCACAAATTTCCCAAGTGCCCACTCTCCTTTGTGCTCTGTGGGCTTTTGGCCTAAAGCTGCCCCAGAGTGAGGGTGTAGATGTCTGTGTCTCTGGGATGCCTCTCCTTTCCCCCTCTGCTCCACTGCGGTTGACGGGGGGGTTGCCTGGCCCTGCACACAGGTGAGTCGTGTACAAGCCTAAGCCATGGCACCTGAGAAGCTCCACCTGTGGGTCCTGGTTCATGGGTGACGACTTTGGAAGAGCACAGCTCTGCTACTGACCCGATCCACTTACCTAGTTAGGAAGCCAGACACTGCCCAGATGGCTCTAGCACCCTGGCTTCCCCTCTGACTTTACTGCAACTAGTTATCCATCCGTCAGGTGGGGTTCAGTCTCAGAATACTGTCTCCGTGGAAGAGCAGGTCGATTTAGGTCAGCTTCTCCTCGATTCTAGAAACAAGTGGTAGTCAGCCACCCTCAATTCTGCCAATCTCTTGCTCCCATCATTTGGCTCTGACAATGATTTTTGGTGTTTTTCCCTGGTTTCCTGTCACTGGCACAGGAGGGTACACTTGGGAGAGCGTGGTCCTGGAGCTCAGTCCTGCACTTGTTCACGTGCTTCAGAGCAGGTCTTTGTGCCCTTGAATCTCAAACATGGGGATCTGCTTGGTACCCAGAGCTCTGGTCATTGTGTCCAACCACACACCCCACCCTACCCCTGTGCCCTCCATCTCACCCAGAACCACAGGGTGCCCACTAGTGTCAGGGTCCAAGGTGCCAGCCTTCTCTTCTGCCTTACCTAGTCTACCTATTTATTTCCTCTACTTTTTATCTTAAGAGTAGCCAAGCCGTGCTGGTGCCCATACTCCAAGCAGGCTGCCTCAGCTCAGAGAAGTGGTCAGAGAGTAGAGCACAAAACCTGTGATGTGGGGACATTTGGTTTTCTTGCAGATCATTTAAAGAATCCTCAAGGACTAGTGAAATAAATGCTAGACTGCTGAAGCCTAGTACAAGTGGCATTCTGGGTGCCAgctgctttcttcttttgaaaacaagGCGATGGGGACCCATGGGCACAGTGTAAATGCCTTCAGGCAGGAGAGGACTGATGGAGGAATGATGTGTGCGTGTGGCCATTCCCATGTCTGCGGAGGTGGCTGGTGGCAGCCTTCATTCCCTTCTGCAAGGCCCTTGCCAGCCCCTCCCTACCCTACAAGAATCCCTCCAGCTCCCACTAGTTTCAGCATAATTCACAACTACCTGGTGTTACTGAAGGGAAAGACCCAGGCTCAAAGCTGAATGCCACCAGCCAGGGCCCAAGCTTAGCTTCTTGCATTGGCAGAATGCCAGCCTCAGGCTCTCAGACCAAATTTGGAAGCCTGTTAATGGCTTTGGTGCAAGGGATCAGCTCCCTACTCTGGTCATCTGAAAACCCCAAGTCAGAGGTGACTTGGTTTTAGGGTCTGGCTTCTTAGTGATCAAGCAGAGCCAGAGCTGATCTCTCTGCCTGCCAGTTCCGGCTACAGAGCTGGGACCAGGGACATATTTGAAGTAACAACTAGAGCAGAGGCAGGAGTAACTGGTAATATCTGACAGTTTAGAATGCAGAATGTGATGGGACTGGAATTACGATTCCACACACACTCAGTGTGGATCCTTCTGCCAGACCCAGTCAGCCCCAGCGCTGTTTACCCAGACTGGGCACTGCTTCTGCCGGAACATGAGTGTAGGAACTTTCCACCCcagggggcggggtggggaggggctgaaGCTATGGGGGAGTGCAGGTGCTGTGGGGGTCAGCGCTCCTCATGCCGCTCCCATACTGCCCGATTGCCGCGCAGGCATTTCTGGGGCTGGCCAGGATCACTGAACATCAAGGGAAATGTCAGCGCCTGTGCTTAGCACCAGTGTTCCCACAGCTATCCCAAGAAGCACCTATGAATGAGGCACACCCAGAAAAGAAATGGGTAAGATCACACAATAAGGAAGCCCAGGCTGAGCTTTAATATCCTGATACACTGTGGTGAGCAGAAGCCCAGGCAAAGCATCTACACAGACAGGTATGTGTGGTTGAGCCTACCAGGTCCCACTTTCTCTCATCCCAGTCCCTCCCTAAGGTGCTGCCTAGAATTCTGCACACACATTCTTACTCTCAAAGCACAGGGCTTTCTTCCAGATTGCTTTTTGAAGGAGGTGTTTAAACCAGAAGGGCAAAGACACTGACACAGAGTTTGGTTTTTATTGTTATGTGTTTGGCTAGGTGCAGAATTGCCCTCACCACCCCTGGCCACCCTGGCCTCTTGGGAGGAACAGGCAGAGAGGTGGCTCCAGATGGCTCTTGGCTGCCACTCTAGGCCTTGGGGCTTATACAATGAGCACAGTGGGCTCTAGCTTCCAACAGGAAGTGCAGACTAATTCACAGTCACACTTTACCAGGAGGGAGAGATGGTCTTGGCTGAAGGCACTTTAATCAGGGAGCAACCCCAGTGCCGGATTttgtcttccttctctccttacTCTGATAAATCTAGACCACTCTGTTGGAGAACCCGCACTGCCAGCAGCTGGAGTTAGTGCACTGACTGAGCAAGGCGTGAGGCCTGCTCACTGGTAGAACTTCTTGTTGGGGCTGTTAGCATGGTCAGCTAGCAGCTGGCATGGGGTGAACTGTTTTCCATAGGCAGCTTCATACTTCTTGAGCCGGTCCACTATCTTCTGGGCGCCATACAGATCCACAAAGCGGAAAGGCCCTGAATAGAGAAAGAGGACTTCGTTGAAGGAGATGCAACACAGGCTCCAGGCTAAAGTGAGCTACTTTCCCAACCTGCGAGACCAACCTCCAAGACAAG
This region of Rhinopithecus roxellana isolate Shanxi Qingling chromosome 17, ASM756505v1, whole genome shotgun sequence genomic DNA includes:
- the GAREM2 gene encoding GRB2-associated and regulator of MAPK protein 2, which codes for MEKLAAGLAGLRWSMGAFPLDLIVSRCRLPTLACLGPGEYAEGVSERDILLIHSCRQWTTVTAHTLEEGHYVIGPKIDIPLQYPGKFKLLEQARDVREPVRYFSSVEEVASVFPDRIFVMEAITFSVKVVSGEFSEDSEVYNFTLHAGDELTLMGQAEILCAKTTKERSRFTTLLRKLGRAGALTGVGGGGPASAGAAGGSGGGGARPVKGKMPCLICMNHRTNESLSLPFQCQGRFSTRSPLELQMQEGEHTVRAIIERVRLPVNVLVPSRPPRNPYDLHPVREGHCYKLVSIISKTVVLGLALRREGPAPLHFLLLTDTPRFALPQGLLAGDPRVERLVRDSASYCRERFDPDEYSTAVREAPAELAEDCASPRRARLCLPAPRVPGLARAPGPLAPAPAGEGDQEYVSPDWAAAPEPAAPPAEIPYEELWAHQGPEGLARPPPGPDLISFGTAGPPRREPEAPPPPVPPKSEAVKEECRLLNAPPVPPRGGNGSGRLSGSPPVPPRFPKLQPVHSPSSSLSYYSSGLQDGVGSRSGSGSPSPDTYSLYCYPCTWGDCKVGESSSRPAPGPLPSTTQPSQASRALTEPLSGRAASLLGADTPVKTYHSCPPLFKPSHPQKRFAPFGALNPFSGPAYPSGPSAASSSGPTTTSGPVATSGPAYSPGPASPGQAYSAAPPSSCAPSSSSSSEWQEPALEPFDPFELGQGSSPEPELLRSQEPRAVGTPGPGPRLSPLGPPKAFEPEGLVLRQVPTPLSPAALQGPEAGGGRLFLTQGRLEGPPASPRDGATGFGVRDASSWQPPADLSALSLEEVSRSLRFIGLSEDVVSFFARERIDGSIFVQLSEDILADDFHLTKLQVKKIMQFIKGWRPKI